Proteins encoded within one genomic window of Pigmentiphaga sp. H8:
- a CDS encoding xanthine dehydrogenase family protein subunit M: MYPLSYVRPATLQEALDCLAREPEARPLSGGMTLVPTLKQRLAAPSHLVDLTRLPELQGISRDGDVLKIGAATRHAQVAESTVVGEAIPGLAALASVIADPQVRNRGTLGGSVANNDPAADYPAAVLGLGGTVVSSQRRIAADDFFTGMFETALAPGEIIVGFEFPVPRRSAYAKYRHKATGYAVTGVFVADTAQGVRVAVTGAGPCVFRWHEAEAALAGGDAGALATVPLDADGLNDDRAGSAAYRANLVRVMARRAWAQLS; encoded by the coding sequence GTGTACCCTCTGAGCTATGTGCGTCCGGCCACCTTGCAGGAAGCGCTGGACTGCCTGGCCCGTGAGCCCGAAGCCCGCCCCCTGTCGGGCGGCATGACCCTGGTGCCCACGCTCAAGCAGCGGCTGGCGGCGCCTTCGCACCTGGTGGATCTGACGCGCCTGCCGGAACTGCAAGGCATCTCGCGCGACGGCGACGTGCTGAAAATCGGTGCCGCCACGCGGCACGCGCAGGTGGCCGAGTCGACCGTGGTGGGCGAGGCCATTCCTGGCCTGGCCGCGCTGGCCAGCGTGATCGCCGATCCGCAGGTGCGCAACCGCGGCACCCTGGGCGGTTCCGTGGCCAACAACGATCCCGCCGCCGACTATCCGGCCGCCGTGCTGGGCTTGGGCGGCACCGTGGTAAGCAGCCAGCGGCGCATCGCCGCCGACGATTTCTTTACCGGCATGTTCGAAACCGCGCTTGCCCCGGGCGAGATCATCGTGGGCTTCGAATTTCCCGTTCCCCGCCGCAGCGCTTATGCCAAGTATCGCCACAAGGCCACGGGCTACGCGGTAACGGGCGTGTTCGTCGCCGATACCGCGCAGGGCGTGCGGGTGGCGGTAACCGGGGCCGGGCCCTGTGTATTCCGCTGGCACGAAGCGGAGGCGGCGCTGGCCGGCGGCGACGCCGGGGCGCTGGCTACGGTCCCCCTGGATGCCGATGGACTGAACGACGACCGCGCGGGCAGCGCGGCCTATCGCGCCAACCTGGTACGGGTGATGGCGCGGCGCGCCTGGGCGCAATTATCTTGA